Within Ovis aries strain OAR_USU_Benz2616 breed Rambouillet chromosome 3, ARS-UI_Ramb_v3.0, whole genome shotgun sequence, the genomic segment CGGTTTAGATGAGGTTATGAGGATGGGACCCCCATGACGGGGTTATGTcctcagaagaagagaaagagatcagAGCTTGTTCACTCGCTCCTCCACCTGAGCACATAACAAGAAGGCAGCCAGAAGGAAGGCCCTCATcagaacccaaccatgctggcaccctggtCTCAACTTTCAGATTCCAGAAGTTTAagaatataaatttcttttgtttaagccaccaCTCAGTCTACGGTATTTTGATGTGGCAGCTCAAGCTAATATAGGCAGCTAGATTAAATGACCCCAGCGAGCTCTTTCAGTTCCAACTAtgtaaaactatatataaaatttgataaTTAATGTATCTAATTTCCAAAATTTCATACTAATAATGAACCCACTTAAtgaaaactttgttttaaaaggtCATTCTGAGAGCCGTGAATGCAGATCCAGACTCCTTTGGTATTTTAGTGTTTCAGGTTGCACTGTGATTGCAAATCAGATAAAAGAGCAGatgtgaaaacaaaatatttatctaaaacCCATGATAAGAATAAAGGTTCCATGTTTGATGTATGTCTAAATAAAATACAAGCTAATGTGCTCTCCCTCTTCTAACACTTGCTGACAGCGAAGGACTGCAAAATCTGCTCGTCTATGTGTCACTGGAACTGACACAAGCTGGACAATTAATTACAGCTGGATTCATGCAATAAATTCCTAACGGGCGGTCCAATATTTGGCCTTCTCCTCCTTCCACCCCCTTGTCCTGCTGCCAGAGTGGTCTCTATAAAACAGACATCTCACCATGACATTCTTTCCCTTAAAATCCTTAAATGCTTGTGCAAGAATGGGAATACATTTAACATCACTGAACTACACACTTAAAAAGGGTTAAGACAGAAAAATTTATGTGTCATATGCCATAATgaaaatacacacatgcacacacacgcacaaagcGGAGTAGCTCCTGGTACATGGGGAGGAAAAATGCCCCTATGACTCTCCATTACTCCcagaatgaaatttaattttgaacTGGATAAAAGGCTCGCTATTGTTTGGTTGCTGCCTCCCTCTATTGCTCTCACATACATGGGATGCTCTCACTATAGAGAACCACTCTTATTTCACAGTGCTTTTAACATTCATGTTTCTACATACCCCGTTTCATCTGTCTAGAAGACTATTCCCTGAATAACTCTAATATACCTTAATACTTAGCTCCAACTACCAGGAGGCTTTCTCAGGATACTCGCAGACTGGGTGAGGTAGCCCTCTTCTATAGTCTTTCAGGATCCTACACTTACTCTAACATCTGCAACACAGCATGGCAATTACTTactattctgtttcttttaatgGCCTCTGAGCTTTTTAAATCCAAGGACCATTCTCATCTTTGTGTTTTCACCACTTAGCAAATTGCTGGACTTCAAGAAGGTacttaaaaaattcattaatcaaatgaaattatgtttcaaaaatataaaagaaaaaaggaaataaagagagtataagtgaaaatgagaaaacaaagcaagCACGTAAACTCTTCCAGGATAAACCAGAACCTTAGCTTTGTGACCTATGTGGTCGGAACACAGTCTGAGTCGTCAGAGAACACAGGCTGTGTGGAACACAGGAGACAGCTACAGGCACCACGGCGGGAGACAGACGTGAGCCGGCACACACAAGCCCCCGTTCACTGCCCGAGCAGCGGTCAGCTACAGGTCACTCACTGCGTGTGGATGAGCACGTGCTGCTTGAGGTCCTGCCTCCGCATGAACAACTTGTCACAGTAGTCACACTTGAGGTTCTTCTCCCCGGTGTGGATGACCATGTGGGATTCCAGGTGAGCCTTCTGGGTGAAAGACTTGTCACACAAAGTACACCTGTAGTTCTTCTGACCTGCATATTAACCCGAATGGTCACACTGTGAATCAGAGTGCCACGAGCACGCTCAGCATGAAGAGACACATTGTACAGGTATGTGGCAGGTGGGAATAAAACAGAATTGACTGGTAACTGGAACCTCACATTCTAGGACTGTCTACCTACAGCCACTCAGAACCACTGAattatatgctgcaactaaagctaGTGAAGCTAACAAACCTGACCTATGACTGCTTACCTACATACACACTCTTTACTGTTTACAGCTAACACATGATACaagttctggggaaaaaaaaaaatcacttaaaaccCTAGTGCCTAACTTAattcaatcattaaaaaaaagaaaaaactcaagaATTCTAATACTTGTCCATAAGCAAACATATTTTTACCAcctaaattttagttttcttttttaaataaaatacatgtctTCATAAACCAGGGATGAAATAAAGTCTTTTTAAGAATGCAGAAAAAAAGTTACTCTAAGTCAGGGGTTAGCAAACCTTTTCTTATAAGCCATTCCTAATCTTAAGGTCTGTGGGCCACACACACTCTGCTGGAACTACTCAGTCTTAATGCAAAAGTATAAGGAAGAATTTTACCTTCAAAGCTTTGGAGAAAATGACCCAACTAAGAAAACCAAACTAAACCCATTATTGTTATAGTGCATATGATAAAAACTTACGTCTAAGAGAAAGGGTTTGGTGTGCATGGAgtttagaaaatagaaattcaATAAATTCTGGTGGTGTTCAACAAACAATATTCAAAGGACAGAAACTGGCTCTGGCTAGTGACAGGGGTGACCTCTAATAGTACGCTCTAGCTGTTTCTGAAGAATTACCTTCAGGTCCAAACACACAGATGAACTCCCTGATTATTAACTGCATTTTCCCAGTCACCATCAAACTATGACTAGGCCACCTGGAAGATGGAGCAACTTAGTAATATTCTCTGAGGAGGCAGTTATTCCACACAATTCATGACCCAATGAAGTCCTCCTGTCAGCCAGCCGATTCTCTAACATCTGATCTCAACCCTATTTGCAAGACTTGTCTTGCTGCCACACCCTTAGcaatttctaatttttcaaaatctCACTTCATGGTCCAGGACAGCTTACCTGTGTGTATCTTGAGGTGGGTCCGCAGGTTGCTGGGATCACTGAAAGCCTTGCTACAGAAATCGCACTTGTGGGGCTTCATACCCATATGACCCATAAAGTGGACGTGAAGTTTGGAAGGAGAGATAAAAGCCTGGGGGCACATGGAGCACTTCCACTTCCTCTCTTTGCTATGGCTTGGCCCGTGGCTGCTGCTGTGGCCATGGCTAGGAAGATGGTTATGGATGTGGCTGCTCAGGTGGGCTTTGAACTCAGTATAGGAACTGCACTCCTTGCCACAGTTACAGAGATGTACATCTGGGTGTTCAGGAacaccttaaaaataaaattactcaatgtacttacttcaattttaaaactcaaattttaaaacatagtgGTTGTTGCTTCTAATTTTCCCTTCTATCAAAATTTCCAGCTTGCCCACTACCTGTATAATTAAACAAATCTTGTTCAATGCTCTAGTCCTAGCATCTCAAATAGTGTGTCAGGCACACAGGGAAAACCTGGTAAATACTAAACTATAAGGCATCTTCCTAGGCAAAAAACTGAAGATTTTGTTACACACAAAATCTTATGTGTGTGCATGGCAGAAGTTTTACTACAGTGAAAAAGGACAGGGAacgcttctgacatagacatcagaaaggggatGGAGTGTCATCACTTGTCATTATGacacagtgcaaagaaagagactATGAAGGTTAAATCAACTCACAGCATTGTCCTTTATGAACTTAAAACTAATGGTTCAAAAAGAAACTCAGGAACTTCAAATTCCCCAAATCAAAGTCCTAACACAAAGGTCATGCTGCCTGGCTGATATGGCTGCCTGGTTCTTCAGCATATGAAGAACTTCACAGATCTTAACACTTCTAATCGTAAGGTTAATATTCTGCTTTTACATACACAAAGGTATGTGATTTGCTTCTGCTTACACGTAAAGCATTACCAAAACTATATTACTGATCCTTGGTATTTTTACTGTGTTAGATTCATGACAAACAAGTCTTATATATAAACTTACCAATCTGCTGAGCATAATCCCGACTGTAATAAAAAAGCAGTTCATTTTCAGGAGGGATATCTTGGGAGGTACAGAAGTAGATTTTTCCATCATGGGGATAAGCCACCAAATTCTGTTCTTCCCGATTCCTAGGTTATCACATTTAACAAATCAAGCATATtaattttatcttattatttatttaaaaattttggggGGGCCACACTGCAACgcttgtggaatctcagttccccatcAAGGGAACGCCCAGCAAGcatattaattttgaaatatatactaAACACATCATATCCCTATAGTGAAATCTTATATGAAAACTTAGATGTACTATTTCTCTGGGTCATTTCTAATTACCTATACTACCTGTTAGGGTTAACTTGTTTAGAAACAGTATACTTCAGTATATCACCTCATTGCTCTTTATAGTCAGAAACATTCTAGTCTACTGCTAGAAGAAAAGTAAGTAAAATGAAGCCTTAAAACACTAtgacaaagacaaagaaatagaatTAACACAGCAGCCTAAGGGGCTGATTGcgtttgtgcatgctaagtcacttcagttgtgtccaactctgtgcgaccctacagacagcagccctccaggctcctctgtccatggggattctccaggcaagaatactggagagggttgtcatgccctcctccaggggatctttctgatccagggatcaaaccggcattTCTTATGTCGCCTGtactgccaggtgggttctttaccactagcaccacctgggaagcccaaggggtTGACCAATAGCCAATATAAAGAAAAGGAACCTACTGGCAAATTCAGTAGTAACTGGATCATTTTTTACTGCACTGGTAAATTGAACAAACTGCTCATAAAACAGGGACaatttcttatatttaaatttataatcacCATTAGTCAACAACTACTGgggtgaagaaaatgaaaagccttAGGCTTTAAGCTATGTTCAGATATCACCGTCATTGGATTCTTCAATTCATTCCTCTTTTATTCAAAGTTTCCTACTGAAAAATATCCGAATCATAACTATTTCTTGCATCTCACCTGGCTTTGCGCACAAACATCATCCAATTACATTCATTTTCGTCAGTTGTAATGATGCAGAATTCTAGGACACCATTGTGGTATATCTGCCAACAGAAGGCAAACATACACAACAAATGAACTGACAAGTTCTAGCAATAATCTCATTTACTTTGCAGTAGGTACCAGCTTTCCTAGTCAGTGTGAAAATACATGGTTGTCTTCTCATATGTTTGTCATTTCACCAGTCACCCTATTTCCAGCAATAAAGACCACTAGAGGTCTACAGTTAGTGCTCAGTATACAGAATCATGTTCTCTTGATTAGTCACATTTTGGCTTGACTGGAAAAGACATAAAATACTGTAGTTGTCTTCATTACCCACCACACAAACGGACATTAAGGTCAGAGAACCacctcttatttttttctccagtgaaCCTAGCATTCCTGTGTTCTCGTCTGGACAACACAACTAAAGTCCCCAATGCCAGCGGCACTTCACCTCTCCAACTATCACAAGACCCATTTCCACCTTAATCCAGTGTCAACAAGCATCACCCCCAATCTACTAAGATTCTATATAAACATGTTATAGGAACAGGTGTGCATATCAGAAACTTAAGTTTTCAGCCCCTTTTATTAGAAAACTAGAGAAATAATCTTAGCTTCCAAGTCTAGAATTGTTTCCCCAGCTAAATATTTGAGGAATGCTTTAGCTGATTACAAAATAAGACTTTCAACATATAAACAAAGTCCAAAGCCTGAGCTGCCACAAGTAACAAAAATGAGTAGTCACTGGGTTACTAACAAAATGGAGACTAAAATAGCTTATCttctatattcaatatctgaCATTTTGCTATGTATTATAATTTGGCTACCAAGAACAGAAAGTAGTATTTAATGACTGATGGATGAATGGCACTGTATGAATCTTGGCTAAGTTTGACTTTTACATCACTTTTAACTACTTCATTACTATAAAAGCATCCAAAAGTCACAGAAAATGTTCAAAAACACTGACCTTCCAGATATGATTAACCGCCTTGTCTGTCCATTCTGCTACTTCCATGGAGTGACTTTGCTGGCCAATGAGAGGCCCAAAGCAAGTCCGAACAGGGATGGTTTCTCCAGTCCACACACCTATCAGTGGAAGGACACCAACTACACAATCAATGATTTAAACATCTAATAGGATAGGGAAGACAGTAGCTTAACTCATGCAAAGTATTCCAGCACTCCTGAAAGGCAGGTATGTCTTATGGGTTCTATtctataaataaggaaaaagtaATGAACAGATTAGACTGGGCTCAGAAGAAATATGCAGAGTAAGAAGCAGTATCAAATTCCTGAACCAATGTTTATACACAAGGAACCATATCCATCCAAGTTGATACATAAAAAGGACTAGACAACATCACTCTATTATAAAAAAGTAAAGCAATTACTACAAAATAAATCAAACTTCTAAGATCATTTGTGCTTAAAGCACTGCTCTTTATTATCTAAGTCGTTTAATGCTTTCAACTGACTGATGCCTAAGCTACACCTGAAAGAACAATGAGTCTAGTATCGTATTTTCAAAGAATGGCACAAAGATTCAGGTACCACGTTACATTCCAGTATGGATAAGCATACTGTGGCAGTCTATATTTCTTACTCTCTTTTCCTAGGGAGTATTAAGCAATTTATAAACATCTGATAGAAAGTATTTTTGGTGATAAAAAGTTATAAATGGTAAATTTTCCAggttttataaaagaaaactaagTTTCAAGGAGTGATTTGTCATAATAATTGACAGTGGATGATACAGctgaaaataaaagccaagtCTTCAAAGATTCGGCCTTTGAGGAGGATTCTCTCCTCTATTCAATCCTGATCCTAAGAAAGCGGAACTTTTCCAATAACGTGTTCAACTTGACTTAGTGCTATCACCACTGGACAAGTAttccataaaaggagaaatattcaGCCATAAACTGACTTTTGGATCAAGCAAGTAATCTCTAAATTATACACATCCACTTTAACAACTCTACCCTACAAAGGAAGAAGAGACTCTGATCAAGTTTTATGGTTCCCAGGGTCTTACCAACGTCTGCTCCCACCATTGACTGGCGGAGAACAAGCTGCTTTGGGAGAGAAAGCCTGGCTCTGCTCTCTATTGGAGTGTCAGGAACAAAAGTCACCGGTCCGTGATCCGGGCAATCTGAGGGATAGGCTCGGTCACAGAGAGTGCACCCTGCAGATGACAAACGTGAGACATAAATGGGGCCAGCTCCAGCAGAGAGATCAATCACCACCTgctttatttaaatatgaattatCAAAACGTAACCAGTATGAAGCAAGGGTCTAGGAGAAATGCTCTGATCAAAGGGCCACTTTATTACACTTACAAGTATACCCACTCATATCCTTCTTCAGcaagatttgattttttttcaatacaaCTGGACAAGTTTCCTATTCAGTGCATAGGAAAAATACTGATCAAAAAAATAACACTGCATTACTTCAAGAATCAAGTGTGTTATTTCTTACATCTAGTGGCTACGTAATTCCTTCAAATATGATGTTCTGAAGTCGAAAAGATTCAGAGTCTCAAATTCTAAGAGGAAACTGAGCTGAAACGCTATTGGTGATGCATTGCCAACACAGCACAACAGAGCGAGAGACGCTTACACCACCGCTCGCTCCTGCCTCACTGTTAACAAACTGGCTGACCCTGTTTGGATGACAGGTTCTTTAGACAATATGCAGTCTGCTCTTTAGGACAGCAGGTAGGATCATACTCTTGCAGATGTATTTGCTTAACATTCTTAATTTCTTATTGTTCctatggtctttctttttgtattgtcaaaaaaaaaatgttgacttCATACACTGTTCTATGCTTACTGTAACTTCACGTTTACAAGCTCAGGAGTGTCCTCCTTCTCCACAAATCTTttgctcttttactttcttttctccttgataAGGAGTAGTATTCATGACCCTATTTAGTCGATGACTGTTCAAATTTTCCAAATTCATTCACAAAATAGCTATAATACATAGAACCACAGTCTTCTAGGTGCCTTTATTCCCCTAAACAACCTATTAGAAATTACCACTTAAATGGCATAAAATATCAGTTAAAGTTTTCATATTTAGCCAAAGTAGTAATAATACATTACTTCTTCAGGTACTACttgatttaaaattctttaaaatcagACTAGAGATCCCCTATACTCTATGAGGACTTAATTCTCTGATGCTCCTAATTATAAACCATGTTAACTCTTCAAACAAAGGAGATTCAGATTTCATATGGCAAAAAGGGTCATAGGCTTCCTTCAAAGAGAATACCAATGGTGAATAAGTACACGtaagatgctgaacatcattagttattatgaaaatgcaaattaaaacaatgagatgccATTTCATACCTACTATGacggttatgaccaacctagacagcatattcaaaagcagagatattactttgccaacaaaggtccgtctagtcaaggctatggtttttcctgtggtcatgtatggatgtgagagttggactgtgaagaaagctgagcgctgaagaattgatgcttttgaactgtggtgttggagaagactcctgagagtcccttggactgcaaggagatccaaccagtccattctaaaggaggtcagtcttgggtgttatttggaaggactgatgctaaagctgaaactctagtactttggccacctcatgcgaagagttgactcattggaaaagactctgatgctgggagggattgggggcaggagaagaggacgacagaggatgagatggctggatggcatcaccgactcgatggacgtgagtttgactgaactccaggagatggtgatggacagggaggcctggcatggtgcaaatcatggggttgcaaggagttggacacgactgagcgactgaactgaactgatgatggctataaatatgcatatatttttttacaaataaaattcaattattactaggaaaaaaaaagaaatattggcaaagatgtagagaaactggaaccttcataccctgatgctgggaatataaaatggtgcagccactttcgAAAACAGTCTGGTGATTCCTCAAAAAGAGGAATTTCATTCCCATATATATCCAAGAATTAAAAACATACGTTTACTCAAAAACTTGTACGTGACTGTTCATATAATagtcaaaaaggaaaaacaacaaaatgttcatgaaaaataaatggatgaacaaaatgtggtatatccatacaatggaatattattctgatacatgctataacatggataAGCCATCACaacattatgctaagggaaagaagccaggcacagcCATATACGttaggattccatttatatgacatgtcTAGACTAAGCGAATCCATAGGTAAAGCAGTTTAGTGGTTACCTGAGAATGAGGAGCAGGGGTGAGAGTAACTGCTAACAAGGTTTCTTTATGAAGTAACAAAAATTTTTGAATTAGATAGTAGTGATTGTTGTCACTACCTCGTCattatactaaaaaccactgaagtgtacacttttaaaatgtgtatgtgaATTACATTTCTTCTGAAAAACACTCAGAAGCAAGAGGTTCCACTTGCCCACTTGAAAAAGGATCaacaggagacttccctggcagtccagtggttaagacgccaggTTTtgactgcagggggcccaggtttgatccctggtcagggaacaaggatCCCACATGACGCTAGATGTAGCACCCTTCCCGCAAAAGGATAAACAGACTGGCTTAAGCCACCTCTTACCTTCTCCTCAATTAATGACCATACATTAATTATAatcctaaattattttaaaattatagatttgAGACTTTAAAGGGTTAACACGAAAGGTCTCCCCACTGCTTGGCTTCAGTAGCACCAGAAGCCTCCTCCAACTTTTCTGACCATCCTGTTCAACTTACTTTAGAAGCTCTTTCCCTGCCACTGTACCTTAGCATACCTAGCCTTGTCATTCCACACACTTAACTAGGACAGGACTTCGCCTCACTTCCATGGCTATGATTAACACCTTAATGCTGAGGATTCCTGAATATTTCCAAATAGATCTCTGAGCTCCAGATTAAAGTTCTCACTTGGCATCTCTAGGTATCACTGGACACTGAAACCAACATGTCTAACAGTGGCCTCACCTACactcatcaaaaacaaaacaagggacttccctggtggcctggaggataggaatctgcctaccagtgcaggggacacaggtttgatccctgatccgggaagattccacatgcctcggagcaactaagtccatgggcCCCATGCTCTAGgacccgtgctccacaacaagagaagccacagtgagtagcccacacactgcaaccaaGAGTAGCCTTCACtggccacaaccagagaaagaccTCACAAAGCAAGGAAGACCAAGCgcagcccccccccaaaaaaaaccacCCCACCTCCATCATTCATTATCCTAAGGAATGGTCACTATCCACCTAGTTTCCCAGCCAGAAACCAGTAATTTCTCCTTAAACCTTCTTTCCTCTAACTTCACCCAATCAACAAGATCTACTGAGTTTTCTGTTAATACTTTATACTTTTTTCATCATTCTCTATTCTAGACTGGAATACCATGACCTTGCATTTAAACTGTGGCATCGCCATCTTTACCTCTCTGCCACTAACAAGCCTGCTACCTTCACACCGCGGCAGAACCCCTATCCCAACCCTCCCTCCTCAAAATCCCTGTCTGCTCTTTGAAGACCCTCTGTGTTCTGGCTCCTACTTCTCTCATCACATAGCCCTCTCCCCACCTGTTTTTTTTCCTGAGGTGGGGAGGGTTGTATTTTTTTGGTTGTACTGCACCACATGTAGGATTCTAGCCCCctgaaattggagaaggaaatggcaatccactccagtgttcttgcctggagaatcccagggatgggggagcctggtgggctgccatctctggtgttgcacagagtcggacacgactgaagcgacttagcagaacagggatcaaatttgtgccccctgcagtggaagctcagagtcccaaccactggaccaccagggaagtccctccccacCCGTGTTATGCTTCAGCAATCCTGAACCACTCACGATTCTTTCAGACTACAGCTGCCAGTTCCCATGGGTGACACTGTTCCTCCTGATTCTCCACTTTGGACATGTCTGCTCTTCAGGTCTGTGTTAACACATGCGTAGTCTTCCCTGCGCTTTCCAGAGTCTGGTGAGACGCTCCCAGCTCAGGCTCCTTGAGCACCATACACTTAATCCCATCTTTGCACTCAGTACACCATAACACAATAGCCTGTTCACTAGCCCATGCCTCCCTTCGCACCGTAGGTTCCTTCAAGCCTCCTGCAGATTATTTCGTATGCTGCATCTAGTACAGAGGCTGGTGCTTACTAGCACTCAACATTTACTGCATGACTGAAGGGGTAGTGACACCAACAACTCGACTATTTTTATATTGCTTTCGTTACTGCTGCCCCATAAAAAGACTTTTACATGCCAAACTATGGCAATTTATATGCattctgaatgaaaaaaaaaacccaaaatttcACTTGTATATCCACTTACATTTTTCCACAGGGATGAAAAATGACACATGATCTAATAAATTTGTCTTATGTAGAAAAAGCGCATGGCAGGTCACACAGAACACCTCACTAAAATTTACTTATATAATTAACTCTGTGAAATCTTGGGAAATATCTTAAGTATTACTAGGCTAAgcttatctgtaaaatacagaaatgacTGTTTCCTTACTTCAGGAAGATGCTTTAAGAACCAACAGAATGTCTATATATCACTTGGCTTATTTGAGAAAAAAGCACCACATTAACATACAGGACAATACATAGGCAAATAGAAGTTTCAAAGTCTATTTACTTTCTATACTCCCTTAATTAATACCTGACTTTGCGACTAAACCTATTAAGGATGATGACCCTTTCTATCAACATCTCCAAAAGAAAAAGGCTAAGCACACTCACAAATTGTAAACAAGGTTGCCATATTTTCCTTGTTTGAATTGGAGTCTTCCATTTGCAGTGAAGGTGGTACAAAAGAAAGACTGTCTGAAGAAACATCTACATGACCTGTCCCCATAGCAACCTCCTGGGTGATGGAGGAGACAGCCACAGGTTCTAGGCTTAGGCCAACTTCATGGAGGGAAACAGACTCTAGGGAGGCGAGGTTGTGTGAGGTAGAGAGTGCCACGCTTACAGAGTTGGTGCTCATGGCCACGGTGTGGATGGAGTCACTGAGGGCACTGTCAGACATCCCGTTGACCCGACTTGCAATGTGGTCTGTCTCCATGACCACAGGGAGCTCCAGGCCGTTCCCATGAATGGGTATCACACCACCATGTCCTACAGTTTCTGCGGCAAGGCTGTTGCTCACAGAGTCCacagacagaggttcatgacttCTGGAGCCATCTGGGATTTGGGTATGCTCGCCTGCAACACCATCCATCGTCAGCTCTTCTGCCATTCCATCTGTAGAGATTGGGCTGGTGACCCTAGAGACGTTCTCCATGGTGATTGTTGTGTCCAAGGCCACCTCATGAG encodes:
- the PRDM4 gene encoding PR domain zinc finger protein 4 isoform X5, whose translation is MPVPRHPCALFSDPWPPADASQVTGAICKWICPKGNRKSRNQYWVEYTLIRLDLRRMMNEMNLSPVGMEQLTSSSVSNALPVSGSHLGLAASPTHNPIPAPGLPVAIPNLGPSLSSLPSALSLMLPMGIGDRGVMCGLPERNYTLPPPPYPHLESSYFRTILPGILSYLADRPPPQYIHPNSINVDGNTALSIANNTSALDPYQSNGNVGLEPGIVSIDSRSVNTHGAQSLHPADAHEVALDTTITMENVSRVTSPISTDGMAEELTMDGVAGEHTQIPDGSRSHEPLSVDSVSNSLAAETVGHGGVIPIHGNGLELPVVMETDHIASRVNGMSDSALSDSIHTVAMSTNSVSVALSTSHNLASLESVSLHEVGLSLEPVAVSSITQEVAMGTGHVDVSSDSLSFVPPSLQMEDSNSNKENMATLFTIWCTLCDRAYPSDCPDHGPVTFVPDTPIESRARLSLPKQLVLRQSMVGADVVGVLPLIGVWTGETIPVRTCFGPLIGQQSHSMEVAEWTDKAVNHIWKIYHNGVLEFCIITTDENECNWMMFVRKARNREEQNLVAYPHDGKIYFCTSQDIPPENELLFYYSRDYAQQIGVPEHPDVHLCNCGKECSSYTEFKAHLSSHIHNHLPSHGHSSSHGPSHSKERKWKCSMCPQAFISPSKLHVHFMGHMGMKPHKCDFCSKAFSDPSNLRTHLKIHTGQKNYRCTLCDKSFTQKAHLESHMVIHTGEKNLKCDYCDKLFMRRQDLKQHVLIHTH
- the PRDM4 gene encoding PR domain zinc finger protein 4 isoform X3, whose amino-acid sequence is MHHRMNEMNLSPVGMEQLTSSSVSNALPVSGSHLGLAASPTHNPIPAPGLPVAIPNLGPSLSSLPSALSLMLPMGIGDRGVMCGLPERNYTLPPPPYPHLESSYFRTILPGILSYLADRPPPQYIHPNSINVDGNTALSIANNTSALDPYQSNGNVGLEPGIVSIDSRSVNTHGAQSLHPADAHEVALDTTITMENVSRVTSPISTDGMAEELTMDGVAGEHTQIPDGSRSHEPLSVDSVSNSLAAETVGHGGVIPIHGNGLELPVVMETDHIASRVNGMSDSALSDSIHTVAMSTNSVSVALSTSHNLASLESVSLHEVGLSLEPVAVSSITQEVAMGTGHVDVSSDSLSFVPPSLQMEDSNSNKENMATLFTIWCTLCDRAYPSDCPDHGPVTFVPDTPIESRARLSLPKQLVLRQSMVGADVVGVLPLIGVWTGETIPVRTCFGPLIGQQSHSMEVAEWTDKAVNHIWKIYHNGVLEFCIITTDENECNWMMFVRKARNREEQNLVAYPHDGKIYFCTSQDIPPENELLFYYSRDYAQQIGVPEHPDVHLCNCGKECSSYTEFKAHLSSHIHNHLPSHGHSSSHGPSHSKERKWKCSMCPQAFISPSKLHVHFMGHMGMKPHKCDFCSKAFSDPSNLRTHLKIHTGQKNYRCTLCDKSFTQKAHLESHMVIHTGEKNLKCDYCDKLFMRRQDLKQHVLIHTQERQIKCPKCDKLFLRTNHLKKHLNSHEGKRDYVCEKCTKAYLTKYHLTRHLKTCKGPTSSSSAQEEEEEDDSEEEELADSVGTEDCRISSAVYSADDSLSAHK
- the PRDM4 gene encoding PR domain zinc finger protein 4 isoform X4 gives rise to the protein MHHRMNEMNLSPVGMEQLTSSSVSNALPVSGSHLGLAASPTHNPIPAPGLPVAIPNLGPSLSSLPSALSLMLPMGIGDRGVMCGLPERNYTLPPPPYPHLESSYFRTILPGILSYLADRPPPQYIHPNSINVDGNTALSIANNTSALDPYQSNGNVGLEPGIVSIDSRSVNTHGAQSLHPADAHEVALDTTITMENVSRVTSPISTDGMAEELTMDGVAGEHTQIPDGSRSHEPLSVDSVSNSLAAETVGHGGVIPIHGNGLELPVVMETDHIASRVNGMSDSALSDSIHTVAMSTNSVSVALSTSHNLASLESVSLHEVGLSLEPVAVSSITQEVAMGTGHVDVSSDSLSFVPPSLQMEDSNSNKENMATLFTIWCTLCDRAYPSDCPDHGPVTFVPDTPIESRARLSLPKQLVLRQSMVGADVGVWTGETIPVRTCFGPLIGQQSHSMEVAEWTDKAVNHIWKIYHNGVLEFCIITTDENECNWMMFVRKARNREEQNLVAYPHDGKIYFCTSQDIPPENELLFYYSRDYAQQIGVPEHPDVHLCNCGKECSSYTEFKAHLSSHIHNHLPSHGHSSSHGPSHSKERKWKCSMCPQAFISPSKLHVHFMGHMGMKPHKCDFCSKAFSDPSNLRTHLKIHTGQKNYRCTLCDKSFTQKAHLESHMVIHTGEKNLKCDYCDKLFMRRQDLKQHVLIHTQERQIKCPKCDKLFLRTNHLKKHLNSHEGKRDYVCEKCTKAYLTKYHLTRHLKTCKGPTSSSSAQEEEEEDDSEEEELADSVGTEDCRISSAVYSADDSLSAHK